The nucleotide window tatgtacatacatacatacattgaaaaaatgttcaCTACTTTTTTCATATgcacttaaaataattttatgatatatatattatatttttatataagtacatatattaacagctctaaatatcgaaaaacaaaaaaaacctaaaatttttattttctaaacatATTCAGCTTCACTTGCAATAAACTGCCATAATAATTAGCAGTATACTTATAATTATACTACGCGAGCTCTCAAACTGTTGATCAGTTACAATATTTCCAAACTGCGCTGTGATTGGTAAACGGCAAGCGCGACAAATTACTCGTAGCGGCCGCTGATTTGCAGCTCTTTAGTGGCTTTCCTGTAGGATCTGAAAGCTCATTAGCAAATTACAAAAGCTTCACTTAAAAGCTTTACAACAACTAAATGATCGTATTagagagcaacaacaaaagcagtaaAAAGCGCTACTGCCTGTCTCATTTGTATAAAATGGAGCACCTAGCGCTCCGTTATACACAATTtctacaaattacaatttttacaaataagaaTTTCTTTTAAGCTGACTCACCATGCATTGAAACGACGATGTTCCTCTCTCGTACTATTCATTATAACTGCTTTAACACAGATACTTTATTAAACGCTTTTCACAAGAGAACAGTTTTACACGCACGCCTCTCCTATAGATTTGTCCATTTACTAAAATCCGCGTTAAAATACCGACACGagatttattttagttaatcGCACTGAAGGACTAACTATACTTGAGACTTTTGCACGAAAAACTATACTTTAACCGATATTCTAAAAGATATACGCGATTTCCATAAATTCTGTCACTCACGGCAAGCAAATAATTCGGAACTGACGCTGTGAGCGTCATGGCGCCGGAACTTTGACAAAACGCAGGGTtacatttttttaccgaaaagttAAGTGTGGTATTCACAATGAGGTGACAAAgtaattattttagtaaataattttttttatgtgattttataaaatacaattatttactaaataaacagcacaaatatttttataaataaatgaaattaaaaaaaatatataaaaatttgtcggcataaaatatacatacttacataaattacatattaaatttataataaagttaatagacatgaaaaattattcaaatacccactaaaaatatttgtataaaaaactaaaaattaaaaaaaaaaaacaagtatttGTCAGCATACGTACATAAAATTacctattaaatttataaaatgcaataatttcgataaaaatttcttgaaatacccatatatattcaaaaagtatatacaaatacacttataaaatacaaaaaactacaaatatactaataaatatttttaattaaaaatttttttatactctcgcaacaaagttgctacgagagtattatagttttgtcctaaaactaaacgagttagatatagggttatatatatcaaaatgatcagggtgacggatcaagttcaaatccggatgatgaaacttggaagacgtatttcttggcaccataagaagattaagttcgaaaatgggcgtaatcggaccactgccacgcccacaaaatgtcgaaaaccgaaaacacttaactaagctataaataaagctatgaaagtaaaatttggtataaaggatagcactatgaaggggcatatgtggatgtaatttttttggggaagtgggcgtggccccgcccctactaagttttttgtacatatatcggaaactactaaagttatatcaaggaaactttctagagtcgtttcttttaggtactaccttatacagtccaaaaatggaggaaatcggattataaccacgcccacctcccatacaaaggttatgctgaaaactaccaaaagtgggttaactcactaacgaaaaaagccagaaacattaaatttcacataagaaatggcagatggaagctgtactcagatttttttacaaaatggaaaatgggcgtggtatcgcccacttatgggtcaaaaaccatatctcaggaactactcgaccgatttcaatgaaactaggtttgtaatagtttccttagatcccaatgatatgttgtgaaaataggccaaatcgcttcacaaccacacctacttcaccttgtttgttttgtttttgctttttttttaattattacgtagattagattcaagtacgtgataattttaaataaaaaacaaaaacaaaaaaaattaaaaatttgaaaaatacaaaaaaattaaaaaaaaaatattaaaaaataaaaaaaataaaaagggattaaatgtctgctacgtccacgtcgttaatcctgggttacgctaaattctgataataatagtgtgtaaatcaatgatttttcatcatgttctgagttggttttttatttgtagctcatacaaatattgctgtcccaaaattccctttggggggtaaaaaggtgatgaaataaggaacattttaagatattttcgaaaaaaatcgaagggggcataagttgttaaaaattccaaaaaaaaaaaatgttttcattttttgctatgaaatattaattttaaaaatttttacgatatacagtttcaaagtttgagaaattctgtacaaaaaagtcacctGGTGTTTTAAattctgttcattagttttaaagttatggcggttcgaaaatttttttacaaaaaactttggccccttataacaTGGCAACCCtaaaccatatgttttaatttaggttttacatgtactataagatatataattgccaaagaaaataaagaacttttttttcaagtggcttttttttcagagaatgccccatttctataaagtaagcactagtgaagatatcggtgcagaactttgcacaaatactacgtttatagtgtggcagccccattctaaaaatcgccaaaatcagaccataggttttcaagtccccatatatcgaacatgaggacctcggtgcttctaacctaatattatggtttccaactttcaatggactttatacaatatacatatatgacaaatatgtgggtcaaattgtgtattatataatattaataaagttaaataaataaattgcgagagtataaaatgttcggttacacccgaacttgttacttgttaaatatatttatatataattttattgtatttaaattaattaaaaacttttttgtgtattaggcaaaatattttatagtttcatGCAAAAATTTATCCcgaatttgcaattttataataatatgaaattaatattagcaaatattttattatttttatatagtaactctatcgaaatttaaaaatacaaatttatatgatttatgcaaaTCAAATATTACCAATAAATGAATACCACAATTAGTACTAATTAGTGAGAAATGCAACCCAGTGCTGTCAAAGTTCCGGCGCCATCTAAGTAGTTTCCGAATTATGTTTCCGCACGGTGTGTGACACGAATTGATGGAAATTGTGCGTATTTTGTTAAAtagtgataaaaataaagattattGATTAAAATCATAAAGGTAAATGTGCTATAAACTGTAAATAAGTGAAAGAAAAATGAGTTCATTAGTTTTCCTgccatttaaattaatataaaaagtgtTTGCAGTGAGTCTTCCAAGCAAAAAATAGCTGCTAAGCTTTTTCGGTTAGAAATTATAGAGCAACGTGCGCAGCTCTATGTTTCGCTTTTGTTATGCCTTCGTAAACTTTGAGTAGCAAATTTCCTTTGAGCTTTTATGTAAAGTGGACTTTTGTGcggtaattttatatatacatattctattaaaattgaacataaaactatttttttcactCCACAgcttttattgcaaaattacagTGGCATCCAAACTGtttagttttaataaataatcagTTAATATTGTTGTGCTGAGCTATTGCAATGAAAGTATTAGTGATTATTGAACGAAAGCAATTTTATGAAACGATACATCGTATGTAATGGAATGTATGGACAGTCAGACGGAGAGGTtaacaaaattcaatttttttattgttaataaaaatttagctaGTTTCGCAATCAAAGTTTTTATAGCggtgttatatacatacatactacatatgttACTATTAGTGTCTTAAAAACagtttgcatacatacaaacatgcatcaAAACACATATTCACATGTAAACATATATTATTGCATCATGTAAAGACCCAAATCACACAAATCACCCCTCGACTTTTCAATACCGCAAGTCTTAACAAGTCTAAAAGTTAACCAACTTTTgtgataacaaaatttttaatttgatttaatctGCATATTCAGTGTGCTATTGTTTTCGTGCAAGCTCTCCCTCGTCTGTTTTTTTTCTCAAGTTCAACATGCAACTGACATATTTTGCGAACTCAAACGAGGagttgaatatgaatatgatgaatgtgtatatattacttatatatttgtatatatgtatgtttgtggcatatgtatatggataacTGCGCCTTTTCACGCCTTGTTGACTTGTTCcacttctatatatacatatatttgtcatAGTGTTTGTACTAGTATCTTCCAAGTCATCTTTAGCGCACAATTAGCTGCCAATCCGGCGTGGTGTAGCTGAAAGTTTCTCGTGCAgtcccatatgtatgtacagagtATATACCAGGagatatttgtaaaattattagaTTTGTATTGAAGTCACTGACAGAGATATTAAAACGTGTAGGGTTGCCTTCCCTTATaccaatgtgtatgtatgtacatatatttgtatacagttttaatttcattacattGTTTATTCATCATTACGTTTTCATTCACAGCAAAAATtagatttattaatatatattttttttctataaggaCATTTGTATAGTAAGGTACTCATTTCGaagcattttttcaattttacataAGTAGATACATATTTGAATTCCTGCAATGAAATACATAGGTGTATTTTCAAAACACTGACATAAAAAATTCTCAATTCtattttattagtaaaatattttaaatttaatttattattgattttcaaAAGTTTGAGAATCGCTggaatataatacatatgtatatgcattttgaAATCACTACCCTAAAAAATTCAAACTCTGTATTCTAAAATTCAAATAGTTTCTTATTATGCTTACTATTAGCCGATTTCAATTCTTTTTAACACcaactttattttgttgttcATTTAAACCCATTATATaaatcttttataaagtttcatATATCACtcgaaataaggaacatttttactatttacTTACTAACATTACTATCTCAATGACTTAACGTTAAAATATGTACCCTTCTTTTTACCTATGCGCGCTTACTCTAATGGTTTCCTTTTACTTTGTTCGTTCGTTTCCTTTCAATCACTATCCACTTGCACTTTGACTATAGTAGTAGTTGATTTAATAAAAGTTGACTAAGCAAACACTTGTTGAGCAAATACCACAAAGCAGTGTCAACGGGGATTTCCTTGCAAGCCACTTGAAACTACTATGGGACTCTAAATGTGTGTGTGATGAATAAATAAGGAATTGGTAGTATGTGTGTGAAAAGTCTAGTAGAATCCTAAGTGATAAGGCATTTGTCTGATGTAAAGTGCATTTCGCCAGTGAAGTGCTTGAAGTAGGAAGTATAGAACTGTTGGccacttttgttgtttctagAGTAGGTTAACAGTTGAAGATACATTGGGGATCCAAGTTGATACATATAGTAGGTGTTGTGATATTATATGAAGTAATTCAATGCTTTAGAGTTCATACCGAATCTCAAATCGACGAAATATTATTCTGTTAAGTGAAATCTACAAAGTTAGCAGTAAtggtttatatacattttttttttgtaaatagatCACGCTGAAACCCACATCTAACAGTATAATttttggtgtgttcaaaaaataagatGAACATCAAATTAcaaacaatatttgaaaattgcaGTCTCCAAATAATCGAAATTTCCCATTACTTTTTGAACATGgcctgtatataaaaattatgctgACAACTCTCCCAGAGAACCAGAGAATGTGTCAGAaatcacttttaaaatttttttattttttcgttggaGTGTTTTTTGAGTCCTTATTTGGAGCCTTTGAGTTTCAAAACAATATTACACGATTCTCCCGAATTTGAAAAAAGATTGTGAATGGTTATCTGCTTtagtgttttaaaataattaaaatattaagtatatattttatggaAGCTTTTTATAAatgacaatttttgaaaaagaataaaaattgaaatataggTTAGGTCAGCCAAGGCtagttgttcttgttgtagtGGTAAAAAATATCGcgcataattttgaaaattcagtTGAAAATAGTTGGACCAAGGTCGATCACTCTCTCCTTGGTATATCTAAAAACCGCCTCTTCTACTCACATTTAACTTTCATCATCACCATTTATGTATCCCCCAAGCATTTCAAAAACTCAACCATAGTCTTACGCTTCATTTAATCCAAACAGGTGTCGGTTACGCCATTTGCTTAATTGATGTTTACATGGGCATGTACTATAATACGATAATTGGCTGGGCCGTCTACTATCTCTTCGCATCGTTCACATCAACGCTGCCATGGACGTCTTGTAACAATTCATGGAACACCAACAGTTGTATGCCAGTAACGaatgaaaatttcacagaaaaggCGACTACACCAGCCAAGGAGTTCTTCGAGTGAGTGATtgaaggaaaaatatattttttttttaattccttaaatttcaaatttttttcatgttGTTCTACTCACAACTAAACACAGACGCATGGTGCTTGAGCAATACAAATCGGATGGCCTCAACTATATGGGTCCCATTAAACCCACGCTGGCGCTGTGTGTCTTCGGCGTATTTATTTTGGTATACTTCTCGCTGTGGAAAGGTGTGCGTAGCGCCGGCAAGGTTGTATGGGTAACAGCATTGGCGCCTTATGTTGTGCTATTCATTTTGCTGGTGCGCGGCGTATCGCTGCCGGGCGCTATGGAGGGTATTAGGTATTATCTGACGCCAGAGTGGCACAAGTTGCAGAACTCAAAggtaattttgtaaattaataaatatttttattattttgtgaattttttttgtttaaaaatatactttgtGCAGGTCTGGATCGATGCGGCCTCGCAGATATTTTTTTCGCTTGGACCCGGTTTTGGCACTTTACTAGCATTGTCTAGttacaataaattcaataacaaCTGTTATCGTGATGCTTTGATAACTAGCAGTGTTAACTGCTTGACAAGCTTTCTAGCGGGTTTCGTGATATTTTCTGTGCTAGGGTgcgtatataattaaaaaaaaaaattaagaaatatttttaaagatttttgttttattaattttaatgtttaaaatatatatttatactcctTTATtgcttaaattataattttcctttCACTCACAGCTACATGGCGCACGTACAGAAGACTTCCATCGACAAAGTGGGTCTGGAAGGCCCCGGCCTCGTCTTCATTGTCTACCCGGAGGCCATAGCTACAATGAGCGGCTCGGTATTTTGGTCCATTATATTCTTTCTCATGCTCATCACACTGGGTTTGGATAGCACATTTGGCGGTTTGGAGGCTATGATCACCGCGCTCTGTGATGAGTATCCACGCGCCATTGGAAGACGTCGTGAAATTTTTGTGCTGCTCCTCTTGGCTTGCATCTACTTGTGCGCACTGCCGACTATGACTTACGTAAGTGTGAGgcgtatatatatttaccgttattacATACAATCTAATGTCATGAACCACTGAATTGCATTAATTAAATTGACGCAATTTCATTAGGCAACACTCAATTCCCAAACTGTTTAGCAAatacatttatgcatttatCTTGCTAGTCAATCAGCCTAACAAAACGATTCACAATGAAAGAGCTTTCTGCTGTTTATCGAAAAAATGATTTTCTTCAACCTTTTTGTGCCGCCGTAATTTATTGCCTTATGCTTATTCGCAATGCATTAACTCTATCTTGACctgcataaataaatttcgcacTCAACTTCAACGCttactaaatatgtatgctGCCCCACCTTGCCAGCTTTTCTGCTATTAGCAACCAATAATTTTCTCTTCCACCTTGCGGTTCACTAGCACTATTGGTCGTCTTATAACTCCCGAACACCTTAACTAGGTGGTCAACTTAAGTGGCTTCCATTGTAAAGCCAATTGTGTTATGCCTCCGGTTGTCTATGTGCATGTCTGCCTGTCAGCTAACCGTACACTTTTGTTTACTTCCTTTCTCGACATACTTCCTTCTCAAGCGTCTCAAGCTTTAGCGCCATTTTTAACACCTGTCAGCCTTCGGTAAACATCAGTgattgttgattttatttattgttgcttttatattGGCCGCCACTTGTCTTCACCGTCAACTGCCACACAGCGCTCAACGCACACTAAGCTTTAAGTATGCCAAAGAAGGGATAATGGACGTTATCACTCTGCTTGATTAcattagaaattataatttctcgCATTTAGTCGGTGTTTCAAGTGATGTGTGCATAATCAATGTGGTGTCGCTGTCCATTGTATGCCTACTTAGGCATTTAAGTATGTGGGGGTTATCAAATGAGCAACAAATAAAAGGAATTGATATATATGTGAGGAGATAAATCTTTGGAATAAAGGTTCCAAATTTATtgatatgttaaatatttatgtaagttCGTAGCTGGATAGACACTAAGCGACTACAAAGTGGGTTCGATAAAGCTTCACCACATGATTCTAACACACAAAGAGACTGGCAAATGCATGGAACGgttaattaaataactaaaaggagatttctgtaatttttttcatggCCCCGTTGAGGAAAATAGTTGCGttgaaaaatagtgaaatatgtCATTACGATCCTTTGAAAAAGCATCAGAACCGAAAGGATATAGaaaattgaaatctgtcgagtagttcctgagatatggtttttgagccataagtgggagatgccacgcccattttccattttgtaaaaaaatctgagtgcagcttccatctgccatttcttatgtaaaatttagtgtttctgacgtgtttcgttagtgagttaacgcacttttagtaattttcaacctaacctttgtatgggaggtgggcgtggttattatccgatttctttcatttttggactgtattaagaagtggctaaaaaacgactgcagtttggtttatatagctttattggtttgcgagatatgtacaaaaaacctatttgggggcggggccacgcccacttccccaaaaagattacatccaaatatggcccttcatagtgcgatcctttaccATACCACatttttctatagctttatttatggcttagttatgtcactttatgtgttttcggttttcgcaaatTTGTGgacgtgacagtggtccgattttcgaaagcaaccttcctatggtgccaagaaataagtgtgccaagtttcaacaagatattttaatttttactcaagttacagcttgcacagacggacggacggacggacagacggacagacagacattcggattttgactcgcctcgtcgccctgatcactttggtatatatggttttacaaacaaccgttatgtgaacaaaactagaatactctcttagcaactttgttgcgagagtataataatgggCCCCATATAGTTTCTATGCCCTTCTGAAGAGTTTTATGTACGAGGATTGATATAAATGACAAGCTATACCTGGATTATTAGAAGAGTCTGTGCCTGGGCACTCAAAAATACTCACTCACTACGACTTCATCCCGAAGTTATTGGATCAACCCGACGTCGCCGGGCCTAGTCCTGG belongs to Zeugodacus cucurbitae isolate PBARC_wt_2022May chromosome 6, idZeuCucr1.2, whole genome shotgun sequence and includes:
- the LOC105214004 gene encoding sodium-dependent serotonin transporter — translated: MDRSKNNSLEFGNNTTGSATAAAAMSAPWANNKESSAQPNDDDSPEDDADTATPAKVTDPLAPKLANNERVLVVSVTERNRETWSQKAEFLLAVIGFAVDLGNVWRFPYICYQNGGGAFLIPYCVMLIFGGLPLFYMELALGQFHRCGCLSIWKRICPALKGVGYAICLIDVYMGMYYNTIIGWAVYYLFASFTSTLPWTSCNNSWNTNSCMPVTNENFTEKATTPAKEFFERMVLEQYKSDGLNYMGPIKPTLALCVFGVFILVYFSLWKGVRSAGKVVWVTALAPYVVLFILLVRGVSLPGAMEGIRYYLTPEWHKLQNSKVWIDAASQIFFSLGPGFGTLLALSSYNKFNNNCYRDALITSSVNCLTSFLAGFVIFSVLGYMAHVQKTSIDKVGLEGPGLVFIVYPEAIATMSGSVFWSIIFFLMLITLGLDSTFGGLEAMITALCDEYPRAIGRRREIFVLLLLACIYLCALPTMTYGGVFLVNFLNVYGPGLAILFVVFVEAAGVFWFYGVDRFSEDVEQMLGIKPGIFWRICWTYISPVFLLGIFIFSILGYEEMLGEEYQYPEWSIKVGWAVTCSSVLCIPMYIIYKFVFASKGDCRARYRDAFKVPPHCGSVLPGQQGTTV